TGGTCGCCACCCTGGCCCGCAACGCGGGCCTGCCCATGCCGCGGGTCTATATCATCCCCCAGGATACGCCCAATGCCTTTGCCACGGGCCGGAATCCCGAACATGCCGTGCTCGCCGTCACCCAAGGGCTGCTGAAACTCATGGACCGGGAACAAATCAAGGGGGTGCTGGCCCACGAAATGGCCCATGTCAAAAACCGCGACATTCTCATCGGGTCCATCGCGGCCACCATGGCCGGCGCCATCATGATGCTGGCCAGCATGGCGCGCTGGAGCGCCATATTCGGTGGCCATCGCGACGACGAAGAGGGCGGTCTGGGCGGTATCGGCCTGATCGTCATGTCCATCATCGCCCCACTGGCCGCCATGATCGTTCAGATGGCCGTTTCGCGGTCGCGCGAGTACCTGGCCGACAGCACCGGCGCCCAGCTGGCCGGCAACAGCCGCGGCCTGGCCGATGCCCTGGAAAAGCTGGGCGCCTACAGCCGGCGGTTGCCCATGCAGGCCAACCCCTCCACGGCCCACATGTTCATCGTCAACCCCCTGGCCGGCGGCAGCCTGATGAGCCTCTTTTCCACCCATCCGCCCATCGAAAAGCGGGTGGCCCGCCTGCGCGGTACCCAACCGCCGGCCGCACCCGGCGCCGGCGACGAAAGCCGCCGAGGGGATGCACAGGATCCCCTGGCTCGGGGGAGGGCCTTCTGGGACAATATCAAATAAGACGGCGCCGTCCAGCAGCGACTTTTCACATAGCTATCGATTAAGTACTCCGGGAAAATCGAAACCCGGCCGTTCAACGGCCGGGTTTCGTTTATTGTTCAAGCAGGTGTGCCTGCGCTACAGCGTGCACTCCTTGCTGCTAGGGGAAAAGAGAAAGAAGCCGGCGGCGACGAACACGGGAAGTGCCAACACCAACCCCAGCACCGGCAACACCGTAATGCCGATGACGCTCAGCCCCATGGCCATGAAGAGCAGCGCCACGGCCACCCCCACGCTGGATACCCGTTCGAAAAGACAGTCGATGCGTTTCATATCTCCACCTCCTTTGGAGAGGTACATTCTGCCTGGACTTGCCGGGAACGGCGCCTTGGCTGCCCCCCGCACACGCCGCAACGCTCGTCGCTGCAACGCTGGCAGGCGAAACAGTCCGGGCAGCTATGTTTTTTCTGGCCCGCTTCAGGCTCGGGTACGAATACCTTGCCGGCCAATCCCGGAACCGTTTGCCATGCCATCCCAGCCATCCTCTTGAAAATCGCGTTTAATAAACAAACAATTAAACCGAGATCGGGCGTTGTCAACGTCGCTGCCGGTTGCCGGGGTTTTCGATGCACAAGACAAACGACTTTGACTTTTTGAGAATCGGTCGTAATATCGGCCTGCTGCCTCGATTCACGCCATGATCGACGCACGGCGGCCGGATCGGCAGCGCGCCCGCAAGAAAGGGTGTATTGACGAACCCGAAATGAGCAGCGATCGACGATGATCATCCATCCAAATGCCGGCAACACCTTGCAGCGGCTTCGCAACGACATACCGGCCGCCGCCGACGCCCTGTGTCTGGACATGCCCGAAGGGTGGCGACGCTGGACCCACGCTTTGGATGTGAAGCTGCTGCCCAAGCTGCAAGCCGAATTTCCGCTGGTGATCGCCATCTGCGGCGGCGGCTCGGCCGGAAAATCGACCTTGTTCAACAGCCTGATCGGCGATCAGGTGTCGCCCACGGGCGGAAAGGCGGGGTTGAATCGCCGGGTGTTGGCGGCGGTTCACGAACGACATCGGGACAACGGGGTCCTTTTCGCCACCCTGGCGCACACGCTGGGCGGACCACTCAGCCCCATGCACGATGCGCGGCAACTCACCGCGCCGGGAGACCCGGTCTACTGCGTCCAGACCCATCTGCCTGAAAAGCTGGTCTTGCTCGATACGCCTGACATCGACACGGGCGCGCGCGGCAATTATGCCAACCGGGAACTGGCCCGCAGGAGCCTGGAGAGCGCCGACGCTTTCGTCTATATTTTCACCAACGCCACTTACAACAACCGAGACAACACCGATTTCATCGCCGAGTTGCTCACCGGGATCGGTATCCGCCCGTGCTTTCTGGTCTACCGCGTCTATCCCAGTTTTTCCGATGTCGAGGTGCGGGAACATGCCGCGACAGTGGCGCAAAACCTCTACGGCCCAGGCCATGCCGCGCATGTGTTGGGCATCTTCCGCGCCGATGACGACAACCGGGTGGCCGCAGGCCG
This is a stretch of genomic DNA from Desulfatitalea tepidiphila. It encodes these proteins:
- the htpX gene encoding zinc metalloprotease HtpX, giving the protein MGNQIRTTLLLAVMTVLIMVVGHLIGGQQGMFIALIIAAGMNFFSYWFSDKIVLKMYRAQEVTPQQSPDLYEMVATLARNAGLPMPRVYIIPQDTPNAFATGRNPEHAVLAVTQGLLKLMDREQIKGVLAHEMAHVKNRDILIGSIAATMAGAIMMLASMARWSAIFGGHRDDEEGGLGGIGLIVMSIIAPLAAMIVQMAVSRSREYLADSTGAQLAGNSRGLADALEKLGAYSRRLPMQANPSTAHMFIVNPLAGGSLMSLFSTHPPIEKRVARLRGTQPPAAPGAGDESRRGDAQDPLARGRAFWDNIK